One Gemmatimonadota bacterium DNA segment encodes these proteins:
- a CDS encoding Ig-like domain-containing protein, translating into MGTSVQASAVVYDASGHVLPNAIVTWTSSERAVATVSEVGLVQAIAPGRAQIRATIKNINGADSVIVLAPAPKAIVSLTLSLGDSSLVVGETASATATVRDSSGAVVTGQSVAWSVDSGNTAATVSASGLVTAIAPGTAVIRGTVGALSSTVLLTVSAPPPPRALASVTVTVPVAALQVGETTVATAIGKDSAGVVITGETFAWSVDSGATVLSISTAGVITAVAPGTAIIRASSRGASDTAAITVAAPRAPPTVSPTSIPLVVTRLVPGAGVVLVSNAIPLVPGALPPTGLASVKLTINNVEIPIAAAATAGSHKDGSLRSVVVQFLYDVPTSGAAALLELGQPRTADIPPQAIPGIPIAVALPTDPNYLIATEVVGPTTSVAQNKALGGAYLKYETDWAANAEKHWATYGYDWAATNYYDRAQIYYAWWVRTGNPEYWRRGTLTAMDYRTKYLEPNKYGASLYWSQLEGIAAHYRLTGDPHSQVAVGKTADILGSYYRTGSLGNINHGDMESRGQARSLQAFLLAWEIQAPGGANYTPSSWSTHLPLMLTQILKAQQPSGAFLWNGWCGTSLNYMNGLLNDVMIRYFQRFQADGRILTSVKANADWLWATQWRPTGGSFNYQSAYCARNNSGPSASGDLNLLYVTTYSWLAQQTGNTAYRTTADLIFTEGVRQTYLAGTKQFNEAFTLSYKYFALRP; encoded by the coding sequence GTGGGAACGAGCGTCCAGGCGAGCGCGGTTGTCTACGACGCCAGCGGTCACGTGCTTCCAAACGCGATTGTAACCTGGACGTCATCGGAGCGCGCCGTCGCCACCGTCTCCGAGGTGGGACTCGTGCAGGCCATCGCTCCGGGGCGAGCGCAGATTCGCGCGACCATCAAGAACATCAACGGAGCCGACTCAGTCATCGTGCTCGCTCCGGCACCCAAGGCGATCGTATCGCTGACCCTGAGCCTGGGCGACTCGTCGCTCGTCGTCGGGGAAACGGCTAGCGCGACGGCAACGGTGAGGGATTCATCCGGTGCCGTCGTGACTGGGCAGTCGGTGGCGTGGAGCGTGGATAGCGGCAACACAGCTGCAACGGTCTCCGCGTCTGGGCTCGTCACCGCCATCGCGCCGGGGACTGCCGTGATCCGAGGGACGGTCGGGGCGCTCAGTTCCACCGTACTGCTCACGGTATCGGCGCCCCCTCCACCGCGCGCGTTGGCCAGCGTCACCGTCACCGTCCCGGTTGCGGCGCTCCAGGTTGGGGAGACAACCGTTGCCACTGCAATCGGCAAGGACTCCGCCGGAGTCGTCATCACCGGAGAGACCTTCGCGTGGAGTGTCGATAGCGGCGCCACCGTGCTCTCAATCTCCACGGCTGGAGTGATCACGGCCGTCGCTCCGGGGACCGCCATCATTCGGGCGAGTTCGCGAGGTGCGAGTGATACAGCTGCAATCACGGTCGCCGCGCCTCGGGCGCCGCCAACCGTCAGTCCCACCTCGATTCCCCTTGTGGTGACTCGACTCGTCCCCGGGGCCGGCGTGGTGCTCGTCTCGAATGCCATTCCGCTCGTGCCGGGGGCACTCCCGCCCACCGGACTGGCGAGCGTCAAGCTGACCATCAACAACGTCGAGATCCCAATCGCGGCGGCTGCCACGGCGGGATCGCACAAGGACGGTTCGTTGCGCTCCGTCGTCGTGCAGTTTCTCTACGACGTGCCGACTTCAGGCGCGGCCGCCCTCCTTGAACTGGGGCAGCCACGAACGGCAGACATTCCCCCGCAGGCAATACCGGGAATCCCGATCGCCGTCGCGCTTCCGACCGACCCGAACTACCTGATCGCCACGGAAGTCGTTGGGCCAACGACATCCGTGGCGCAGAACAAGGCATTGGGTGGAGCGTACCTGAAGTATGAGACCGACTGGGCGGCCAACGCCGAGAAGCACTGGGCTACGTACGGCTACGATTGGGCGGCGACCAACTATTACGATCGGGCCCAGATCTATTACGCTTGGTGGGTGCGGACGGGGAATCCCGAGTACTGGCGGCGCGGTACGCTCACTGCGATGGACTACCGCACCAAGTACCTTGAGCCCAACAAGTACGGCGCCTCGCTCTACTGGTCGCAGTTGGAAGGGATCGCGGCGCACTACCGGCTGACCGGCGATCCCCACTCGCAGGTTGCCGTAGGGAAGACGGCAGACATCCTCGGTTCTTACTATCGAACCGGAAGTCTGGGGAACATCAATCACGGCGACATGGAGAGCCGAGGGCAGGCGCGCTCGCTGCAGGCCTTCCTGCTGGCATGGGAGATCCAGGCACCGGGTGGGGCCAACTACACGCCGTCGTCGTGGTCGACGCACTTGCCACTCATGCTGACGCAGATCCTCAAGGCGCAGCAGCCGAGCGGAGCCTTCCTCTGGAACGGCTGGTGCGGCACGAGCCTGAACTACATGAACGGGCTCCTGAACGACGTGATGATCCGCTACTTCCAGCGTTTCCAGGCTGACGGCCGGATTCTGACCTCGGTCAAGGCCAATGCCGACTGGCTGTGGGCGACGCAGTGGCGGCCGACGGGTGGGAGCTTTAACTACCAGTCAGCGTACTGCGCCCGCAACAACTCGGGCCCGTCGGCGAGCGGTGACTTGAATCTGCTCTACGTCACCACGTACAGTTGGTTGGCCCAGCAGACAGGGAACACGGCGTATCGCACGACGGCGGACCTGATATTCACGGAGGGGGTCCGGCAGACCTATCTTGCGGGGACGAAGCAGTTCAACGAGGCATTCACTCTCTCGTATAAGTACTTCGCGCTTCGTCCCTAG